Proteins encoded by one window of Bacillus sp. DTU_2020_1000418_1_SI_GHA_SEK_038:
- a CDS encoding DNA-binding response regulator — MGFEEEYLAFLNTHLKARTGERLRRLQEGHNQAEMLFLKQVWWPLFYQFKYLHPEYEVDDFKNGKRYLDFAYIRPAIRICLEVDGYGPHLKNISRWQFSDNLERQNQLVIDGWSVIRFSYDQVKEKPRRCQQIVQQVIGQWLGDELDQTSLSFVEKEVLRLAIRKGEAISPKEVENYLKLSDKTVKKVLSQLVDKKMLIPASGIKRVRSYRLGDQVKHPIR, encoded by the coding sequence ATGGGATTTGAAGAAGAATACCTGGCCTTTTTGAATACTCACTTGAAGGCAAGAACCGGTGAAAGGTTGCGGCGCTTACAAGAAGGTCACAATCAGGCTGAAATGTTGTTTTTGAAGCAAGTGTGGTGGCCTTTATTTTACCAATTCAAGTATCTTCATCCAGAATATGAAGTTGATGATTTCAAGAATGGCAAAAGATATTTGGATTTTGCTTATATTCGCCCCGCCATCCGGATTTGCCTTGAGGTCGATGGGTATGGCCCTCACCTAAAGAATATAAGCAGATGGCAATTTTCCGACAACCTGGAACGACAAAACCAGTTGGTGATTGACGGATGGTCCGTGATCCGCTTTTCTTATGACCAAGTGAAAGAGAAACCTCGGAGATGCCAACAGATTGTTCAGCAAGTGATTGGCCAATGGCTGGGTGATGAACTGGACCAGACATCTCTGTCCTTTGTCGAAAAGGAAGTGCTTCGGCTAGCGATTCGAAAAGGAGAAGCTATATCCCCTAAAGAAGTCGAGAATTATTTGAAACTAAGTGACAAGACGGTTAAAAAAGTACTTTCTCAACTAGTTGATAAAAAGATGTTGATTCCCGCATCTGGGATCAAAAGAGTCCGCTCTTATCGGTTGGGGGATCAGGTTAAGCACCCTATCAGATAA